A region of Kribbella sp. NBC_01245 DNA encodes the following proteins:
- a CDS encoding response regulator transcription factor gives MAARILVAEDDLKQAELIRRYLERDGHSTVVVHDGRAAIEEARRRAPDLLVLDVMMPKVDGLDVTRVLRADGNIPIIMLTARSTEDDLLLGLDLGADDYLTKPYNPRELVARVRTVLRRAGTADAAKVYQVGELVIDPIRHEVSLGGRLIEVTPAEFKILACLAASPGRAFTRQQLLEHAFGFEHYVFDRTIDVHVMNLRKKLEAAPARPTYLLTVYGVGYKLTDAIAGKARADAP, from the coding sequence GTGGCAGCCAGGATTCTCGTCGCCGAAGACGATCTCAAACAGGCCGAGCTGATCCGCCGCTACCTCGAGCGCGACGGGCATTCGACCGTGGTCGTGCACGACGGGCGCGCGGCGATCGAGGAGGCCCGGCGGCGTGCGCCCGACCTGCTGGTGCTGGACGTGATGATGCCCAAGGTCGACGGCCTGGACGTGACCCGGGTATTACGGGCCGACGGCAACATTCCGATCATCATGCTGACCGCCCGTTCCACCGAGGACGACCTGCTGCTCGGGCTGGACCTCGGCGCGGACGACTACCTGACCAAGCCGTACAACCCGCGTGAACTCGTCGCGCGGGTCCGCACCGTGCTGCGCCGGGCCGGTACGGCGGACGCGGCGAAGGTCTACCAAGTGGGCGAGCTGGTGATCGACCCGATCCGGCATGAGGTGTCACTCGGCGGGCGTCTGATCGAGGTGACGCCGGCCGAGTTCAAGATCCTGGCCTGCCTGGCGGCATCACCCGGGCGCGCGTTCACCCGGCAGCAGTTGCTGGAGCACGCGTTCGGGTTCGAGCACTACGTCTTCGACCGGACGATCGACGTACACGTGATGAACCTGCGCAAGAAGCTCGAGGCGGCGCCGGCCCGGCCGACGTACCTGTTGACCGT
- a CDS encoding peptidoglycan-binding protein, protein MTPSPRSRRRVLVSVSSIAVAALGVGVLAGSRIASPEDAAARTAPPKASQITVPVEKRALSSKVVARGDASFDGAVNLRVETAGLGTPAVVTGKVPAVGAYVNEGKAVLEITGRPVIALAGALPMYRALRPGSRGPDVLQLEQVLRRLKFDPGAVDGVYTSDTGQAVARLFRAAGYEAPEVDQQYKNAVDQAKQQVKSAQDGVRNAKRTLKQAQAGPTEAQLVQANNEVEAAERELNAARGNAKAYAAAKDRLELAKAQRRDLLKDKDISIEKSALADAQERLTDANDALVKAQAEAGTPLPVSEVVYVKSLPRRVDKVNVSRGAVVNGDVMSVSGASLVVTLKVDAATKELLKGGMAASLDLGDGKLIPARVTRITRSDDGWNVVISPKSLTGQQLERLRSANVRVTIPVKSTQGKVLAVPTSALSAGPDGESRVEVLRNGKVELVRVEVGLSADGFAEIKPVGGQLAEGDQVVVGK, encoded by the coding sequence GTGACTCCATCACCCCGCTCCCGCCGCCGGGTGCTGGTGAGCGTCTCCTCGATCGCGGTCGCGGCCCTGGGCGTGGGCGTTCTGGCGGGCAGCCGGATCGCCTCGCCCGAGGACGCCGCCGCCCGGACGGCACCGCCGAAGGCCTCGCAGATCACCGTGCCGGTGGAGAAGCGGGCGTTGTCCAGCAAGGTCGTCGCCCGGGGTGACGCGTCGTTCGACGGCGCGGTCAACCTGCGGGTGGAGACGGCCGGGTTGGGAACGCCTGCGGTCGTCACCGGCAAGGTGCCGGCTGTCGGCGCGTACGTCAACGAGGGCAAGGCTGTTCTCGAGATCACCGGCCGGCCAGTGATCGCGCTGGCCGGCGCACTACCGATGTACCGCGCGCTTCGGCCGGGGTCGCGCGGGCCCGACGTACTCCAGTTGGAGCAGGTGCTGCGCCGGCTGAAGTTCGACCCGGGCGCGGTAGACGGTGTCTACACCTCGGATACCGGTCAGGCCGTCGCGCGGTTGTTCCGCGCGGCGGGGTACGAGGCGCCCGAGGTCGACCAGCAGTACAAGAACGCCGTGGACCAGGCCAAGCAGCAGGTGAAGTCGGCCCAGGACGGCGTCCGGAACGCGAAGCGCACGCTCAAGCAGGCGCAGGCCGGCCCGACCGAAGCGCAGTTGGTCCAGGCGAACAACGAGGTCGAGGCCGCCGAACGTGAACTCAACGCCGCCCGCGGCAACGCGAAGGCGTACGCCGCGGCGAAGGACCGGCTCGAACTCGCCAAGGCCCAGCGCCGGGATCTGCTGAAGGACAAGGACATCTCGATCGAGAAGTCCGCCCTCGCCGATGCCCAGGAGCGTTTGACCGACGCGAACGACGCACTGGTGAAAGCCCAGGCCGAGGCCGGTACGCCGCTGCCGGTGTCCGAGGTGGTCTACGTGAAGAGCCTGCCGCGCCGGGTGGACAAGGTGAACGTGAGCCGAGGTGCGGTGGTCAATGGCGACGTGATGTCGGTCAGCGGCGCGTCCCTGGTAGTGACGCTCAAGGTCGACGCTGCCACCAAGGAACTGCTCAAGGGCGGTATGGCCGCCAGTCTCGACCTCGGCGACGGCAAGCTCATCCCAGCCCGCGTGACCCGGATTACCCGGTCAGACGACGGCTGGAACGTGGTGATCAGTCCGAAGAGCCTGACCGGCCAGCAGCTCGAACGGCTGCGATCGGCCAACGTACGCGTCACCATCCCCGTCAAGAGCACCCAGGGCAAGGTGCTCGCCGTACCCACCTCTGCGCTCTCTGCCGGGCCTGACGGGGAGTCGCGGGTAGAGGTTCTCCGTAACGGCAAGG